The segment GCGGCGCTATTGCGACGCGCCTGGTAAATTTATCTCCTTCATATCGATGAGGCCGGAGACGTCGCTCTTATCAATAAGCCTGTCCATCTCCTCGACATGCCCCAGCACCCACATCCGGTCCCCCTTCTCAAAGGGACGCGTGGGCAGAGGCGTATGCTGCATGCCCTCATACTCCATAAGTATAACAATAACTTTGTATTTTTGTGAAAATTTAAGCTCCGCCATATCACGGCCGATCATCTCCGGCAGCGGCTGGATCTTTCCGAGTACGAAATTGCCGCCGTCGATGCGAGTGAAGGCAGAATACCACGGATAGACGAGCAGCTCGCCGATACGCGAACCCATATCCCACTCCGGCGAGATCACCTTATGCGCGCCTACGCGCTCAAGCACCTTCGCGTGCAGCTTATTCGAGGCGCGCGCGACCACCACCGGCACCCCCATATCGACAAGCAGCGAGGTGCAGAGAATACTGTGCTCCACCGCCTCGCCGATCGTCACCACCGCCACGTCGACCTGGGTGGCCCCGATCTTGCGCAGAGAACTCTCATCGGTGACATCCAGCTGCGCGGCGACGGCGATCTTATCGGAAAGCTCCATGACCGGGCCGGGCATACTGTCGATACCGATGACGTTCTGGCCAAGATTCGCCAGCTTTTCACAGAGCGCGGTCCCGAAACGGCCGAGGCCGATAATCAGAAAACTCTTCTTCTTTTTTCTATCCATGGATAACACCCCTT is part of the Cloacibacillus sp. genome and harbors:
- a CDS encoding TrkA family potassium uptake protein codes for the protein MDRKKKKSFLIIGLGRFGTALCEKLANLGQNVIGIDSMPGPVMELSDKIAVAAQLDVTDESSLRKIGATQVDVAVVTIGEAVEHSILCTSLLVDMGVPVVVARASNKLHAKVLERVGAHKVISPEWDMGSRIGELLVYPWYSAFTRIDGGNFVLGKIQPLPEMIGRDMAELKFSQKYKVIVILMEYEGMQHTPLPTRPFEKGDRMWVLGHVEEMDRLIDKSDVSGLIDMKEINLPGASQ